Proteins from one Alysiella filiformis genomic window:
- a CDS encoding protein MIGRI encodes MWFKWLLVLLCLILVIMAWLVLRLPQHRRAIHQVFVWLAEIILLVAMLAASIAYYQRYF; translated from the coding sequence ATGTGGTTTAAATGGTTACTTGTTTTGCTGTGTTTGATTTTGGTCATCATGGCATGGCTGGTACTGCGTTTGCCCCAACACCGCCGTGCAATACATCAAGTATTTGTATGGCTTGCTGAAATCATCTTGTTGGTAGCAATGTTGGCGGCGAGTATTGCCTATTACCAGCGTTATTTTTAG
- the bfr gene encoding bacterioferritin, which yields MKGDRIAIQQLNKNLGLLLVTINQYFLHARILKNWGLEELGEHFYKSSIVEMKQADAIIERVLFLEGLPNLQELGKLLIGETPEEIIKCDLAKEEEKHQALIHAIAICEQQEDYVSRQLLEQQKDVNEERMDWLQNQLDLIASMGLPNYLQMGVLETE from the coding sequence ATGAAAGGCGACCGCATTGCCATTCAGCAACTCAATAAAAACTTGGGTTTGCTGCTGGTAACGATTAACCAATATTTTTTACACGCCCGCATTTTGAAAAACTGGGGTTTAGAAGAATTGGGCGAACATTTCTACAAAAGCTCCATCGTGGAAATGAAACAGGCTGATGCCATTATTGAGCGTGTGTTGTTTTTGGAAGGCTTGCCGAATTTGCAAGAATTGGGCAAATTGCTGATTGGCGAAACGCCCGAAGAAATCATCAAATGCGATTTGGCAAAAGAAGAAGAAAAACACCAAGCCCTGATTCACGCCATTGCCATTTGCGAACAGCAGGAAGATTATGTTTCACGCCAATTACTTGAACAGCAAAAAGATGTGAATGAAGAACGCATGGATTGGCTGCAAAATCAATTGGATTTGATTGCCAGCATGGGCTTGCCCAATTATTTGCAAATGGGCGTGTTGGAAACCGAATAA
- the bfr gene encoding bacterioferritin: MQGDKEVIDYMNFLLENELAARDQYFIHSRMYAEWGLTKLFERIGHEMEDETLHAEGFIRRIIMLGGTPKMVSAPVKVGKNVTEMLQFDLDTEIEVRDNLKKGIKLCEEKQDYVSRQLLVEQLKDTEEDHAHWLEQQLRLIQMMGEQNYLQTQILAAGSDPTHGH, encoded by the coding sequence ATGCAAGGCGATAAAGAAGTCATTGATTACATGAATTTTTTGCTGGAAAACGAATTGGCAGCACGCGACCAATATTTCATTCACTCACGCATGTATGCCGAATGGGGCTTGACCAAATTGTTTGAACGCATTGGTCATGAAATGGAAGATGAAACCCTGCACGCCGAAGGTTTCATTCGCCGCATCATCATGCTGGGCGGCACGCCCAAAATGGTTTCTGCACCCGTTAAAGTGGGCAAAAACGTAACCGAAATGCTCCAATTTGACTTGGACACCGAAATTGAAGTGCGCGACAATTTGAAAAAAGGCATCAAATTGTGCGAAGAAAAACAAGACTATGTGAGCCGCCAACTGTTGGTTGAACAACTCAAAGACACCGAAGAAGACCACGCACATTGGTTGGAACAACAACTGCGTTTAATTCAAATGATGGGCGAACAAAATTACCTGCAAACCCAAATCTTGGCAGCAGGCAGCGACCCCACTCACGGTCATTGA
- the gshA gene encoding glutamate--cysteine ligase — MQLPQIHPNYAAYLKDFETKILQNHSKIEAWFRAQWQQHQPPFYGSVDIRNAGYKMASIDMNLFPGGFNNLNPHFIPLATIAAQDAVERACETAKSVLLIPENHTRNTFYLQNVFALSNILRDAGFEVRVGSFNPELTQATEFETALGNTLLIEPLLRTDNRVHLADGFSPCFILLNNDLSGGVPDILQGLAQNVLPPLHGGWTTRRKTQHFAAYNQVAQQFADLIQIDEWHINPYFEYVGGLDFQEREGEDALAAAVERVLAKIQAKYDEKGITDQPFVIVKADAGTYGMGVMSVKSADEVRSLNRKNRNKMAKIKEGLEVSEVIVQEGIYTYETMDNAVCEPVVYMMDRFVIGGFFRVHEGRRNDENLNAGGMVFVPLEHSIPSAGSANDAETEAHCKRVFEQWDELGMARPNADQLDCTCNRLYVYGVMARLSLLAAAIELAG, encoded by the coding sequence ATGCAATTACCCCAAATTCACCCCAACTATGCCGCCTATTTAAAAGACTTTGAAACCAAAATCTTGCAAAACCACAGCAAAATTGAAGCATGGTTTCGCGCCCAATGGCAGCAACACCAACCCCCATTTTACGGCTCGGTGGACATTCGCAACGCAGGCTACAAAATGGCAAGCATAGACATGAACCTGTTTCCAGGTGGGTTCAACAATCTCAATCCCCATTTCATTCCACTTGCCACGATTGCCGCCCAAGACGCGGTAGAACGCGCTTGCGAAACCGCCAAATCCGTGCTGCTCATTCCCGAAAACCACACGCGCAACACCTTCTATTTACAGAATGTTTTTGCCTTGTCCAACATTTTGCGCGATGCGGGATTTGAAGTGCGCGTGGGCAGTTTCAACCCCGAGCTGACCCAAGCCACCGAATTTGAAACCGCCTTGGGCAACACATTATTGATTGAGCCACTTTTGCGTACCGACAACCGTGTGCATTTGGCAGATGGCTTTTCTCCCTGTTTCATTTTGTTAAACAATGATTTATCAGGTGGCGTACCCGATATTTTGCAAGGTTTGGCACAAAACGTGCTGCCGCCCCTGCACGGTGGCTGGACAACACGCCGCAAAACCCAACATTTTGCCGCCTACAATCAAGTAGCCCAACAATTTGCCGATTTAATTCAAATAGATGAATGGCACATCAACCCCTATTTTGAATACGTGGGCGGCTTGGATTTTCAAGAACGCGAAGGCGAAGACGCTTTGGCAGCAGCCGTTGAGCGCGTCTTGGCAAAAATCCAAGCCAAATACGATGAAAAAGGCATTACCGACCAACCCTTTGTGATTGTCAAAGCAGACGCAGGCACTTACGGCATGGGCGTGATGAGCGTGAAATCTGCCGATGAAGTCCGCAGCCTGAATCGCAAAAACCGCAACAAAATGGCAAAAATCAAAGAAGGCTTGGAAGTGTCGGAAGTGATTGTTCAAGAAGGCATTTACACCTACGAAACCATGGACAATGCCGTTTGCGAACCCGTTGTGTACATGATGGACAGATTTGTGATTGGCGGTTTTTTCCGCGTGCATGAAGGTCGCCGCAACGATGAGAATTTGAACGCAGGCGGCATGGTGTTTGTGCCTTTGGAACACAGCATTCCCAGCGCAGGCAGCGCCAACGATGCCGAAACCGAAGCACATTGCAAACGCGTTTTTGAACAATGGGACGAATTGGGCATGGCGCGTCCCAATGCCGACCAGTTGGATTGCACTTGCAACCGCTTGTATGTGTATGGCGTGATGGCGCGATTGTCGCTGTTGGCGGCTGCCATTGAATTGGCGGGATAA
- a CDS encoding SEL1-like repeat protein, producing the protein MMPHKPDSALTLPQALAAYNQADYERAIAALLPLAEQSPIARFYLGEASTHGYGVAQDSVQAAKHYQQAAEQGYLAAQAKLGECYAKGIGVERNFRLAAKWFIQAAESEEHRPNQKLDSAKAFFEQGDYESAVRVFTELSEQDQHKATAQFYLGEIYAEGKGVAADLNRAVQHYTQSAEQGYAAAQAKLGQLYAVGNGVAQDFRAAAEWLGKAAEQQENQPENLLEKAQTHTQTGDYADALAIYRELAQQTHAEAQFQLGELYHKGLGVDLNTRRAADWYFQAATQGHLDALHHLKDLAEQGDASIQYDLARLYALGLGVSRDDAAAAEWFTQSAEQKHTPAQAKLGELYALGKGVKQSYAQAADWYRQAAISAGEIAETEVADTAKTDLQSAHTEKQPESDTSTEAQVAKIQQAIQGNDLKAAALAASAAASASEKKELVKKTEPLENDPDEIAAGNAIGEALTQDLDNEKASETQPETPSQNDGENKANAENAENAENAENAENAENAASQSEIQHDKLSPEDIDAMLVNGIAAYDRGEYATTYSIFSYLAEQGNAQAQHYFGLMYDKGLGVEQDERQAAVWYLRAAEQGYAPAQYNIGVSYATGSGILQNYRQAHHWYERAAEQDYASAQVNLGELYAHGLGVEQDFAKSAHWFERAAQTNDPIAQYNLAVAYANGQGVEKDDAKAVEWFTKAAENGDPAAQYNLGIRYENGEGVKQSYTKAAEYYQQSAEQGFPNAQNNLGLLYADGKGVKQDFDKAADWCEQAADQGHVDAQFNLGLLYQALNTQEGLRQAAAWYLKAAEQGHAEAQTNLAISYFNGWGVEQSDDEAIKWYRAAAGQNVVAAQYGLGWLYFNAEPKRLDLAEHWWQAAADQGDEHAKQGLAEIRTLRQKGNK; encoded by the coding sequence ATGATGCCCCACAAACCTGATTCAGCACTCACGCTGCCACAAGCCTTGGCAGCCTACAATCAAGCCGATTATGAACGTGCCATTGCCGCCCTGTTGCCTTTGGCAGAACAATCGCCCATTGCCCGTTTTTACTTGGGCGAAGCCAGCACCCACGGCTATGGCGTTGCCCAAGACAGCGTTCAGGCAGCCAAACATTACCAACAAGCCGCCGAACAAGGCTATTTGGCAGCCCAAGCCAAATTGGGCGAATGCTACGCCAAAGGCATTGGTGTGGAACGCAATTTCCGCTTGGCAGCCAAATGGTTCATTCAGGCAGCCGAAAGCGAAGAACATCGCCCCAACCAAAAATTGGACAGCGCAAAAGCCTTTTTTGAACAAGGCGATTACGAATCTGCCGTGCGCGTGTTCACCGAATTGAGCGAGCAAGACCAACACAAAGCCACAGCCCAATTTTACTTGGGCGAAATTTACGCCGAAGGCAAAGGCGTAGCAGCCGACTTAAACCGCGCCGTGCAGCACTACACCCAATCTGCCGAACAAGGCTACGCCGCCGCACAAGCCAAATTGGGTCAATTATACGCGGTGGGCAATGGCGTGGCACAAGATTTCCGCGCCGCTGCCGAATGGCTGGGCAAAGCCGCCGAACAACAAGAAAACCAACCCGAAAACCTGTTGGAAAAAGCCCAAACCCACACCCAAACAGGCGATTATGCAGACGCACTTGCCATTTACCGCGAATTGGCACAACAAACCCATGCCGAAGCCCAATTTCAACTGGGCGAGCTGTATCACAAAGGCTTGGGGGTGGATTTGAACACGCGCCGTGCCGCCGATTGGTATTTTCAGGCAGCCACGCAAGGGCATTTGGACGCATTGCACCATTTAAAAGATTTGGCAGAACAAGGCGATGCCAGCATTCAATACGATTTGGCGCGACTGTACGCCTTGGGCTTGGGCGTATCGCGCGATGACGCTGCCGCAGCCGAATGGTTTACCCAATCTGCCGAACAAAAACACACCCCAGCCCAAGCCAAATTGGGCGAATTGTATGCCTTGGGCAAAGGCGTGAAACAAAGCTACGCACAAGCTGCCGATTGGTATCGCCAAGCCGCCATCAGCGCAGGCGAAATTGCCGAAACCGAAGTTGCCGACACCGCCAAAACCGACTTGCAATCTGCCCACACCGAAAAGCAGCCTGAAAGCGACACCAGCACCGAAGCGCAAGTTGCCAAAATCCAACAAGCCATTCAAGGCAACGACTTGAAAGCCGCCGCCTTGGCAGCCAGCGCAGCCGCCAGCGCAAGCGAAAAAAAAGAACTGGTCAAAAAAACCGAACCACTTGAAAACGACCCAGACGAAATCGCCGCAGGCAACGCCATTGGCGAAGCCCTAACCCAAGATTTGGACAACGAAAAAGCCAGCGAAACGCAGCCTGAAACCCCCAGCCAAAATGATGGCGAAAACAAGGCAAATGCAGAAAATGCAGAAAATGCAGAAAATGCGGAAAATGCAGAAAATGCGGAAAATGCCGCCAGCCAATCCGAAATCCAACACGACAAACTGAGCCCAGAAGACATTGACGCCATGTTGGTCAATGGCATTGCCGCCTACGACCGTGGCGAATACGCCACCACCTATTCCATTTTCAGCTATTTGGCAGAACAGGGCAACGCACAGGCGCAACACTATTTTGGCTTGATGTACGACAAAGGCTTGGGCGTGGAACAAGATGAACGTCAGGCAGCCGTGTGGTATTTGCGCGCGGCAGAACAAGGCTATGCGCCAGCCCAATACAATATTGGCGTATCGTATGCCACAGGTTCGGGCATTTTGCAAAATTACCGCCAAGCACACCATTGGTACGAACGCGCTGCCGAACAAGACTATGCCTCGGCACAAGTGAATTTGGGCGAATTGTATGCACACGGCTTGGGCGTGGAGCAAGATTTTGCCAAATCCGCCCACTGGTTTGAACGCGCCGCGCAAACCAACGACCCCATCGCCCAATACAATTTGGCGGTTGCCTATGCCAACGGTCAAGGCGTGGAAAAAGACGATGCCAAAGCCGTAGAATGGTTTACCAAAGCCGCCGAAAATGGCGACCCTGCCGCCCAATACAATTTGGGCATACGCTATGAAAATGGCGAAGGCGTGAAACAAAGCTACACCAAAGCGGCAGAATATTATCAACAATCTGCCGAACAGGGTTTCCCCAACGCGCAAAACAATTTGGGTTTGCTCTATGCCGATGGCAAGGGCGTGAAACAGGATTTTGACAAAGCCGCCGATTGGTGCGAACAAGCCGCCGACCAAGGTCATGTGGACGCGCAATTCAATTTGGGTTTGCTCTATCAGGCTTTGAACACGCAAGAAGGTTTGCGTCAAGCCGCCGCGTGGTATTTGAAAGCGGCAGAGCAAGGTCATGCCGAAGCGCAAACCAATCTTGCCATTTCCTATTTCAACGGCTGGGGCGTGGAGCAAAGCGATGATGAGGCAATTAAATGGTATCGCGCTGCCGCAGGGCAAAATGTGGTTGCCGCGCAATATGGTTTGGGCTGGCTGTATTTCAATGCCGAACCCAAACGCTTGGATTTAGCCGAACATTGGTGGCAAGCCGCCGCCGACCAAGGCGATGAACACGCCAAACAAGGCTTGGCGGAAATTCGCACTTTGCGTCAAAAAGGCAATAAATAA
- the metG gene encoding methionine--tRNA ligase: MKNQRKILVTSALPYANGAIHLGHMVEHIQTDIWVRFQKSRGHECYYCCADDTHGTPIMLAAQKQGITPEQLIEKTHGEHLSDFTGFGIGYDNYYSTHSPENKQYSEQIYLALKANDKIISKNINQLFDPEKQMFLPDRFVKGECPKCHAKDQYGDNCEVCGTTYAPTDLIQPYSVVSGATPVMKETEHFFFKLSDCADFLRTWTSGNNAQGKPHLQDEARNKMNEWLKDGELADWDITRDAPYFGFEIPNQPNKYFYVWLDAPVGYMASFQNLCDRIGLNFNDYFGKDSQAELYHFIGKDILYFHALFWTAMLAYSGYRTPSGIFAHGFLTVDGQKMSKSRGTFITAKSYLEQGLNPEWMRYYIAAKLNSKIEDIDLNLNDFIARVNSDLVGKFVNIAARASGFIQKRFSGSLKDVSQSDLIKQLTEKSEQIAQDYEDREYNKAIREIMALADLVNEYVDENKPWELAKQEGADNQLHQVCSELINAFKILAAYLSPVLPKLAVQAAEFLNIEKLDWAQTVSTLPENHKINEYKHLMQRIEEKQVNALIEANKQNIEAQPQTQVEEKKADFPEGYTPVSAQCSFDDFVKVDMRVAKVLNCEAVEGSTKLLKFNLDLGFEQRTIFSGIAASYPNPAELNGTMVIAVVNFAPRKMAKFGVSEGMILSAADGNGQLKLLTVHEGAKAGDKVG; encoded by the coding sequence ATGAAAAATCAACGCAAAATTTTGGTAACCTCCGCTCTGCCCTACGCCAACGGCGCAATCCACTTGGGACACATGGTGGAACACATTCAAACCGACATTTGGGTACGTTTCCAAAAATCACGCGGACACGAATGTTACTACTGCTGCGCGGACGACACACACGGCACGCCCATCATGCTTGCCGCGCAAAAACAAGGCATCACGCCCGAACAACTCATTGAAAAAACACATGGCGAACATTTGTCCGATTTCACAGGTTTTGGCATTGGCTACGACAATTATTATTCCACCCATTCCCCTGAAAACAAACAGTATTCCGAACAAATCTACTTGGCATTGAAAGCCAACGACAAAATCATCAGTAAAAACATCAATCAACTGTTTGACCCCGAAAAACAAATGTTCTTGCCCGACCGTTTTGTCAAAGGCGAATGCCCCAAATGCCACGCCAAAGACCAATACGGCGACAACTGCGAAGTGTGCGGCACCACCTACGCCCCCACCGATTTAATCCAACCCTATTCGGTGGTATCGGGCGCAACCCCCGTGATGAAAGAAACCGAACATTTCTTTTTTAAATTAAGCGATTGTGCCGACTTTTTACGCACATGGACTTCGGGCAACAACGCGCAAGGCAAACCCCATTTGCAAGACGAAGCCCGCAACAAAATGAACGAATGGCTCAAAGATGGCGAACTTGCCGACTGGGACATCACGCGAGACGCACCTTATTTCGGCTTTGAAATCCCCAATCAGCCCAACAAATATTTCTACGTTTGGCTGGACGCGCCTGTGGGCTACATGGCAAGTTTCCAAAATTTGTGCGACCGCATTGGTTTGAATTTCAACGACTATTTTGGCAAAGACAGCCAAGCCGAACTCTACCATTTCATCGGCAAAGACATTTTGTATTTCCACGCCCTGTTTTGGACGGCAATGTTGGCATATTCGGGCTACCGCACCCCAAGCGGTATTTTTGCACACGGATTTTTGACGGTGGACGGGCAAAAAATGTCCAAATCACGCGGCACATTCATCACAGCCAAATCGTATTTGGAACAAGGGCTTAACCCTGAATGGATGCGCTACTACATCGCCGCCAAATTAAACAGCAAAATTGAAGACATTGACTTGAATTTAAACGACTTTATCGCGCGTGTGAACAGCGATTTGGTTGGCAAATTCGTCAATATTGCGGCACGGGCAAGCGGCTTTATCCAAAAACGCTTTTCAGGCAGCCTGAAAGATGTTTCCCAAAGCGATTTGATTAAGCAATTAACTGAAAAATCAGAACAAATCGCCCAAGATTACGAAGACCGCGAATACAACAAAGCCATTCGTGAAATCATGGCTTTGGCGGATTTGGTGAACGAATATGTGGACGAGAACAAGCCTTGGGAATTGGCAAAACAAGAAGGTGCAGACAATCAATTACACCAAGTGTGCAGCGAATTGATTAACGCATTCAAGATTTTGGCGGCGTATTTGTCGCCCGTGTTGCCCAAATTGGCGGTTCAGGCAGCCGAATTTTTGAATATTGAAAAACTGGATTGGGCGCAAACCGTCTCCACGCTGCCTGAAAACCACAAAATCAATGAATACAAACATTTAATGCAACGTATTGAGGAAAAACAAGTGAACGCTTTGATTGAAGCCAACAAACAAAACATTGAAGCCCAGCCCCAAACCCAAGTGGAAGAGAAAAAGGCTGATTTCCCAGAAGGTTACACGCCCGTATCGGCACAATGCAGCTTTGATGATTTTGTGAAAGTGGACATGCGCGTGGCAAAAGTGCTGAATTGCGAAGCGGTGGAAGGCAGCACCAAGTTGTTGAAATTTAATTTGGATTTGGGTTTTGAGCAACGCACGATTTTTTCGGGCATTGCGGCAAGCTACCCCAATCCTGCTGAATTGAACGGCACGATGGTGATTGCGGTGGTGAATTTCGCGCCACGCAAAATGGCAAAATTTGGCGTATCCGAAGGCATGATTTTGTCGGCGGCAGACGGCAACGGTCAGTTGAAATTATTGACCGTGCATGAAGGCGCAAAAGCGGGCGATAAAGTCGGTTAA
- a CDS encoding substrate-binding periplasmic protein: MKQKWYLLHLCAAMLLAACGDDSGSNATNTTKATSAQQHSSSATTTIKVATDATYPPFQYRDEKNNILGIEMDVLNAIGQSEGLKMDFNHYIRNDYQHVLTNNHFDLFASAFYGNAKYPDDVVMSKPFMEAYIVVGLCDDKAGNANIQNIAQLQGKKIAVSKYYGQSMIDLAAKLTGSPNNVMVVDTFYLSARELYNQQVDGVLGANYVLAHFAKEMKKEDTTRFLRVESEEPRQLVFLVNKNNTALLEKLNKGIDTAKANGTIKNLENKWLGGLKPVQ; encoded by the coding sequence ATGAAGCAAAAATGGTATCTTTTACACTTATGTGCAGCAATGTTATTGGCAGCTTGTGGCGATGATTCAGGCAGCAATGCGACCAATACCACCAAAGCAACATCAGCCCAACAACACAGCAGCAGTGCCACAACCACCATCAAAGTGGCAACAGATGCCACCTATCCACCATTTCAATATCGTGATGAAAAAAACAACATTTTGGGTATTGAAATGGACGTACTCAATGCCATTGGTCAAAGCGAGGGATTGAAAATGGATTTCAATCACTATATTCGCAATGATTATCAACATGTTTTGACAAATAATCACTTTGACCTGTTTGCATCGGCATTTTATGGCAATGCCAAATACCCTGATGATGTGGTTATGAGTAAACCTTTTATGGAAGCCTACATTGTTGTGGGTTTATGTGATGATAAAGCAGGCAATGCCAATATTCAAAACATTGCCCAATTACAGGGTAAAAAAATTGCCGTGAGTAAATATTACGGTCAATCCATGATTGATTTGGCTGCCAAATTAACAGGTTCACCCAATAATGTGATGGTGGTTGATACGTTCTATTTGTCCGCGCGAGAACTGTATAATCAACAGGTAGATGGCGTTTTAGGCGCAAACTATGTATTGGCACATTTTGCCAAAGAAATGAAAAAAGAAGACACAACCCGTTTCCTCCGTGTAGAAAGTGAAGAGCCACGCCAATTGGTGTTTTTGGTTAATAAAAACAATACGGCATTGCTGGAAAAACTGAACAAGGGCATTGATACGGCAAAAGCCAATGGCACCATTAAAAATTTGGAAAACAAATGGTTAGGTGGCTTAAAACCCGTTCAGTAA
- a CDS encoding substrate-binding periplasmic protein: MFLKKYLLISSVLLAIGACSKQEETQNTTPVPNTAATTPSMTYRVGTDFTYAPYNQRTQNGGITGLDIDIMNAIAKNQNFQVEYVALEWDSLMKSAKTQNLSVVMDGIAADDLTDYPDYVLSQSYMRSGDCIYVAKPENSSNWHKQTVATHLDDFLDEELIKVHGVGKSKIEHIRTLLQGFQYLAADKVQAVVSDCGALRHVAKNPLFKDYTFYESKLPNSELPETADLGFGVLKSDTELLNKINTGLQNIKQSGELDAIIKKWN, translated from the coding sequence ATGTTTTTAAAAAAATATTTATTGATTTCATCTGTATTATTGGCTATAGGCGCGTGTTCTAAACAGGAAGAAACCCAAAATACAACACCTGTTCCCAATACTGCTGCAACAACCCCATCTATGACCTATCGTGTTGGTACTGATTTCACTTACGCCCCCTACAATCAACGCACACAAAATGGTGGCATAACAGGTTTGGACATTGACATCATGAATGCCATTGCCAAAAATCAAAATTTTCAAGTGGAATATGTGGCATTAGAATGGGACAGTTTGATGAAAAGTGCCAAAACACAAAATTTGAGTGTGGTTATGGACGGCATTGCAGCAGATGATTTAACGGATTATCCCGATTATGTGCTGTCGCAATCTTATATGCGTTCGGGCGATTGCATTTATGTTGCCAAACCCGAAAACAGCAGCAATTGGCACAAACAAACGGTTGCGACACATTTAGACGATTTTCTTGATGAGGAATTGATTAAAGTACATGGCGTGGGTAAAAGTAAAATTGAACACATTCGCACTTTGTTGCAAGGCTTTCAATATTTGGCAGCGGATAAGGTGCAAGCGGTGGTAAGCGATTGTGGGGCATTACGCCATGTGGCGAAAAATCCCTTATTTAAAGATTACACTTTTTATGAAAGCAAATTGCCCAACTCTGAATTGCCTGAAACTGCCGATTTGGGCTTTGGCGTTTTGAAAAGTGATACAGAATTGCTCAACAAAATCAATACTGGTTTGCAAAACATTAAACAAAGTGGCGAGTTGGACGCAATTATCAAAAAATGGAATTGA
- a CDS encoding isochorismatase family protein produces the protein MFNTQNTLLLVVDIQQRLLPVLHDKDNWLSNNKKIITGLNALGVKAVMTEQYPKGLGSTLDSIRALLPETPVFEKTRFSAMIDDVAQYIITQNIENVIVIGCETHVCVLQTVLDLRDKNLNVYVPHECVTSRTLDNKNNALMQIQAAGAVVSNIESLLFHLMKDAQHPAFKTISQLVK, from the coding sequence ATGTTCAATACACAAAATACCCTGCTGTTGGTTGTGGACATTCAACAACGCCTGTTGCCCGTTTTGCACGACAAAGACAACTGGTTGAGCAACAACAAAAAAATCATCACAGGCTTAAACGCCTTGGGCGTAAAAGCCGTGATGACCGAACAGTACCCCAAAGGCTTGGGCAGCACGCTGGACAGCATTCGCGCCCTGCTGCCTGAAACGCCCGTGTTTGAAAAAACGCGCTTTTCCGCGATGATTGACGATGTGGCGCAATACATCATCACGCAAAACATTGAAAATGTGATTGTGATTGGCTGCGAAACCCACGTTTGTGTCTTACAAACGGTGCTGGATTTGCGCGACAAAAACCTGAATGTGTATGTGCCACACGAATGCGTTACATCACGCACTTTGGACAACAAAAACAATGCCTTGATGCAAATTCAGGCAGCAGGCGCGGTGGTCAGCAACATTGAAAGCCTGCTGTTTCATTTGATGAAAGACGCGCAACACCCTGCTTTTAAAACCATTTCCCAGTTGGTCAAATAA
- the argC gene encoding N-acetyl-gamma-glutamyl-phosphate reductase — MMSKLNIGIVGATGYTGVELLRLLAQHPHAQVQIITSRGEAGVHIADYFPSLRGVYDLRFQDPEHADLSQCDVVFFATPHGVAMRDAPALLEKGVKVVDLSADFRLQDVPTWEKWYGMPFTAQAALKQAVYGISELNRAQIQQAQLVANAGCYPTCVSLPLIPLLKNKVLQDGMPIISDCKSGVSGAGRKAAVGTLLCEAGDNFKAYGVAGHRHLPEIRQTIALFDEKLAEKFIFVPHLTPMIRGMHATTYVHVQDNINPHDLIADFYSGSPFVDVMPIGSTPETRSVRGANICRIAAQRAPEYTDNVWILMSVQDNLVKGAAGQAVQNMNLMCGLPETAGLSQVALLP; from the coding sequence ATCATGTCCAAGTTGAATATTGGTATTGTGGGCGCAACGGGCTACACAGGCGTGGAGTTGTTGCGATTGTTGGCACAACACCCCCACGCGCAAGTGCAAATCATCACCAGTCGTGGCGAGGCTGGCGTGCACATTGCGGATTATTTTCCCAGCTTGCGCGGTGTGTACGATTTGCGTTTTCAAGACCCTGAACATGCTGATTTGTCGCAATGTGATGTGGTGTTTTTTGCCACGCCACACGGTGTTGCCATGCGCGATGCGCCTGCTTTGCTGGAAAAGGGCGTGAAAGTGGTGGATTTGTCTGCCGATTTTCGTTTGCAAGATGTGCCAACTTGGGAAAAATGGTACGGTATGCCTTTTACCGCGCAGGCTGCCTTAAAACAGGCGGTGTATGGCATCAGCGAATTGAATCGCGCCCAAATCCAACAAGCGCAGTTGGTGGCAAACGCAGGCTGCTACCCCACTTGCGTGTCGCTGCCGCTTATCCCTTTGTTGAAAAACAAGGTTTTACAAGATGGTATGCCGATTATTTCAGATTGCAAATCGGGCGTGTCGGGGGCGGGGCGCAAAGCTGCCGTTGGCACTTTGTTGTGCGAGGCGGGCGACAATTTCAAAGCATACGGTGTGGCAGGACATCGCCACCTGCCTGAAATTCGCCAAACCATTGCTTTGTTTGATGAAAAATTGGCAGAGAAATTCATTTTTGTGCCACATCTCACACCGATGATACGCGGCATGCACGCCACCACTTATGTTCATGTGCAAGACAACATCAATCCCCATGATTTGATTGCGGATTTTTATTCAGGCAGCCCGTTTGTGGACGTGATGCCCATAGGCAGTACCCCCGAAACGCGCAGCGTGCGTGGCGCAAACATTTGCCGCATTGCCGCGCAACGCGCCCCCGAATACACCGACAATGTGTGGATTTTGATGAGCGTGCAAGACAATCTGGTCAAAGGCGCGGCAGGGCAAGCGGTGCAAAACATGAACCTGATGTGTGGGCTGCCTGAAACAGCAGGTTTAAGCCAAGTGGCATTGTTGCCGTAA